A DNA window from Salvelinus namaycush isolate Seneca chromosome 30, SaNama_1.0, whole genome shotgun sequence contains the following coding sequences:
- the LOC120024708 gene encoding anti-apoptotic protein NR13-like produces MTAILLPSVRGESSLIAGRTMSCGLWKETLAIAEDYLSVCSIIPASGSRKAPPGPPPSDSAAAMRRQARDMEAKHRARFHAMAHSFLCQCGPDPCACLRRVMEELVGDGQMNWGRVVSLFTFTGVLVRELQGEDTDQGLGNGMGLGGKESCRALAETIADYLGEEKSDWMLENKGWEGFCKFFHTAREVNQDSSMKTALFAAAGVGIAGLTFLLVR; encoded by the exons ATGACAGCGATCCTCCTTCCGTCTGTACGTGGAGAAAGCAGTCTGATCGCTGGGAGG ACCATGTCATGCGGGCTGTGGAAAGAAACCCTGGCTATAGCAGAGgactacctgtctgtctgcagtaTTATCCCTGCCAGTGGGTCCCGGAAAGCCCCGCCCGGTCCTCCTCCCAGCGACTCGGCTGCAGCCATGCGGCGCCAGGCCCGGGACATGGAGGCCAAGCACCGGGCCCGCTTCCATGCCATGGCACACAGCTTCCTGTGCCAATGCGGGCCGGACCCCTGCGCCTGTCTGAGGAGGGTGatggaggagctggtgggagacggACAGATGAACTGGGGGAGGGTGGTCtctctgttcaccttcactgGTGTGCTGGTCAGAGAACTACAGGGAGAGGACACGGACCAGGGGCTGGGTAATGGCATGGGGCTGGGGGGGAAAGAGAGCTGCAGGGCGCTGGCGGAGACCATAGCAGACTacctaggagaggagaagagtgacTGGATGCTGGAGAACAAAGGCTGG GAGGGCTTCtgtaagttcttccacacagcaAGAGAGGTGAACCAGGACTCGTCCATGAAGACTGCCCTGTTTGCTGCTGCTGGCGTGGGCATCGCAGGGTTAACCTTCCTCCTGGTCCGCTAA
- the LOC120024706 gene encoding uncharacterized protein LOC120024706 has protein sequence MNTTSWVWIRTTNRLMNTTSWVWIRTTNRLMNTTSWVWIRTTNRLMNTTSWVLIRTTNRLMNTTSWVWIRTTNRLMNTTSWVWIRTTNRLMNTTSWVWIRTTNRLMNTTSWVWIRTTNRLMNTTSWVWIRTTNRLMNTTSWVWIRTTNRMMNTTSWVWIRTTNRLMNTTSWVWIRTTNRLMNTTSWVWIRTTNRLMNTTSWVWIRTTNRLMNTTSWVWIRTTNRLMNTTSWVWIRTTNRMMNTTSWVWIRTTNRLMNTTSWVWIRTTNRLMNTTSWVWIRTINRMMNTTSWVWIRTTNRLMNTTTF, from the exons ATGAACACAACCAGCTGGGTCTGGATCAGAACAACAA ATAGACTGATGAACACAACCAGCTGGGTCTGGATCAGAACAACAAATAGACTGATGAACACAACCAGCTGGGTCTGGATCAGAACAACAAATAGACTGATGAACACAACCAGCTGGGTCTTGATCAGAACAACAAATAGACTGATGAACACAACCAGCTGGGTCTGGATCAGAACAACAAATAGACTGATGAACACAACCAGCTGGGTCTGGATCAGAACAACAAATAGACTGATGAACACAACCAGCTGGGTCTGGATCAGAACAACAAATAGACTGATGAACACAACCAGCTGGGTCTGGATCAGAACAACAAATAGACTGATGAACACAACCAGCTGGGTCTGGATCAGAACAACAAATAGACTGATGAACACAACCAGCTGGGTCTGGATCAGAACAACAAATAGAATGATGAACACAACCAGCTGGGTCTGGATCAGAACAACAAATAGACTGATGAACACAACCAGCTGGGTCTGGATCAGAACAACAAATAGACTGATGAACACAACCAGCTGGGTCTGGATCAGAACAACAAATAGACTGATGAACACAACCAGCTGGGTCTGGATCAGAACAACAAATAGACTGATGAACACAACCAGCTGGGTCTGGATCAGAACAACAAATAGACTGATGAACACAACCAGCTGGGTCTGGATCAGAACAACAAATAGAATGATGAACACAACCAGCTGGGTCTGGATCAGAACAACAAATAGACTGATGAACACAACCAGCTGGGTCTGGATCAGAACAACAAATAGACTGATGAACACAACCAGCTGGGTCTGGATCAGAACAATAAATAGAATGATGAACACAACCAGCTGGGTCTGGATCAGAACAACAAATAGACTGATGAACacaaccacattttga